GGCGAATCATGGGCAGGAGACCCTTTCGTCCGAGGCCCTTCGTCAGAAAGAACCGCATCGCTTGATCTCGCCCCCTCGCGTCCACCCCAGTGGATGAACGCTTGCGCATACGCGTGCACAGAGCAAGGCGAAGTGCCTGCTGAAGACCCGCGCGTGCTTCGGATTCAAAGCCCGGCTTGACCTCCCGCGAAGCGTTGTGGTGACTGGCTTTGTTCTTGCAGACCTCCGAAAGAACCTTATGTCGAAACGCGCCCTCACAATTCTCGGCTCCACAGGCAGCATCGGTACCCAGGCCCTCGATGTCGTTCGAGCCCATCCGGCTCACCTTCGCGTCGAGGCTCTCAGCGCCGGCGCGAACGTGGACCTGTTGCTGCGCCAGGTTGCCGAGTTTCATCCCAAGTGGGTTCATCTGACCGATGAACGAGGCGCCGAGCGGCTGCGCGCCGAATTGTCAGGCACCGAGGTCCGCGTTCTGAGCGGCCCGTCCGGCCTGCATCGGATCGCCGCCGAGCCCGAAGTTGACATGGTCGTCGTCGCGACCGTCGGGTGGACCGGCGTCGAGCCGACGCTCGAAGCGATCGAGGCGGGGCGCGAAATCGCCCTCGCGAACAAGGAAGTCCTGGTTTGCGCCGGCGACATCGTCATGGAGGCGGCCCGGCGCTGTGGTGTGACGATCTGGCCGCTCGACAGCGAACATAACGCCATTATGCAATGCCTGGCGGCCGGCCCCGTCGGACCGCGGGCACCCCTGCGCCGGATCATCCTGACCTGCAGCGGCGGCCCCTACCGAAACGCCTCTGCGGAGGAAATCCAGTCCGCAACCGTCGATCGGACCCTCGATCATCCCACCTGGGACATGGGCCGCAAGATCACCGTCGATAGCGCGACCTTGATGAACAAGGGCTTCGAGATCATCGAGGCCCATCACTTGTTCGATGTGCCGCTGGAGCGGCTCCAGGTGATCATTCATCCCCAATCGATCATTCATTCCATCGTGGAATATACCGATGGCTCGATGATCGCCCAGATGGGTCAGACGGATATGCGGCTGCCGATCCAGAACATCCTGACCCAGCCCCACCGGCGGCCCACGATGATCGAGCCGCTGGATCTTGCACAGGTCGCACGGCTTGACTTTTCCGAACCCGATATGGACCGATTCCCGTGCTTGCGGATGGCCTACGACGCCGCCGCGCGCGGCGGGTCCGTTCCCTGCGTACTGAACGCCGCCAATGAGGTGGCGGTCCAGGCCCACCTGGATGGCCGGATTCCCGTCGGGGCCATTGCCCGCGTGATCGGCGATGTGCTCGGCCGCCACGACGCGCAGCACCGGCCGGACCTCGATGCCTTGCGCGCCATCGATCGATGGGGGCGCCGAGTGGCCGCCGAAGTAATAGAAAACCTCCCCGGTTCGACCGGCAAAACGGAGACGACGTAATCGATGATTGAACTGATGGGTTTCATGATGCTCGCCGATATCGGCGGCTGGCTCGGTCCGAAAGTGATCGGCTTCCTGGGAATCGTCGTGGCCTTTGGCCTGGCGATTCTTGTGCATGAGTTCGGTCACTTCATCACGGCCAAGCTCTTCAAGGTTCCCGTCGAGCGTTTCGTCATCGGATTCGATAACGCCGTGATGCCGCTCATGCCGAAGTGCATTTGGGAGAAGAAAATCGGCGAGACCACCTACGGTCTGTCGCTGATGCCTCTCGGCGGTTACGTCCAGATGAAAGGCGTTGTTCATCCCGAGATCCAGAAATACATCGATGGCGAAGACGCGCCCAAGAGCGACGACCTCGTCGAAACGGATGCTGCCGGGCTGGAAATCGCCACGCACTCGTCCGAGGCCAAGAACGACAACCTCGTCAACCAGGCCCTCGCCGATCAGGCGGCGCTTTACCGCAAGCCCTATTGGCAGAAGCTCATCATCTACAGCGCCGGCGTGATCATGAACCTGATCCTCGCCTGCGTCGTCGTCGCGATCATCGGCATCAAGGGCGAAGAAGTCGACAAGCCCCTGCCCGCCGTCGTTGGCTGGCAGGCTCCCGCCTCCTGGATCGTAAGCCAGGACATTCAGCAGGGCGACAAGATTCT
This genomic window from bacterium contains:
- a CDS encoding 1-deoxy-D-xylulose-5-phosphate reductoisomerase, coding for MSKRALTILGSTGSIGTQALDVVRAHPAHLRVEALSAGANVDLLLRQVAEFHPKWVHLTDERGAERLRAELSGTEVRVLSGPSGLHRIAAEPEVDMVVVATVGWTGVEPTLEAIEAGREIALANKEVLVCAGDIVMEAARRCGVTIWPLDSEHNAIMQCLAAGPVGPRAPLRRIILTCSGGPYRNASAEEIQSATVDRTLDHPTWDMGRKITVDSATLMNKGFEIIEAHHLFDVPLERLQVIIHPQSIIHSIVEYTDGSMIAQMGQTDMRLPIQNILTQPHRRPTMIEPLDLAQVARLDFSEPDMDRFPCLRMAYDAAARGGSVPCVLNAANEVAVQAHLDGRIPVGAIARVIGDVLGRHDAQHRPDLDALRAIDRWGRRVAAEVIENLPGSTGKTETT